From Balneola sp. MJW-20:
ATTTATGCTGCCGGATACATTCGGTGCAAAATCAAGATATTCGCTTGTGATCCTTTTTTCAGCAAGATTCAGATCATTTTGCGCCTGTTTTAAGGAAAAATTATTTTCCAGCGCGATTTCAATTGCTTCCTGAATAGTTATGGTGCGGGTTTGAGCTTGTAAGGTGCCAAAAGTGACTAGTAAAGCTAATAGCGTAGTTAGTGATATTCTCTTCATTTCTGATATTGGATTTATATTACACAAGGCTTTGACGGACTAAACCCAAAATAGTTGCATAAAAATTGCGGGTATTATCTCTTTTTAATTCTTTTACAGCTTACAGATAAATTTCTGTAATTCAGGAAGCTATTCTGAGTCTCGTTGCTGTATATCTTCGATCTTGTTATCGACAAAGTCCATGAGTACCCTCATGGCTCTTTTGGTAAGCTGATGTTTTAATTCTCTTCCAACCATCGAGCCAATTCCGTCGCTGGAAGAACTTCCGCCTGTATTGTTTCCGGATCTTTTATCTTTTCCGAGCAGGTATCCCAGAAATAAAGATGCGCCAAAAACATGCAATGGATATTTCTGTATGACCTTCTTTGGATCAAGAGTATCACTGACTCCTTCTTTGACAGCATCAATGGAGTGGTCCAGGTCCGACTGAATTCTACTCAGCTGCTGTTCCAGGGCTTTTTTCTTTTCGTCGAGTTTATTCAGCTTGTCTTTACTCATGATGCCTCTAAAGATTTCTGATCCTCAGTTTGTTCAGTGCGTTCGGCTAAGGATTTTGGACGGGAATTTCCATTTTCAAATTCATTTATGATGTCGTCCATGATCTCATATTGAATTTTTTTAGCGAAACTGTGTGAAGAGGTAAATGCGAAATAACCGCCAATGATCAATAATGGAGCAGATACAATGAGATAACCCAGATAAGTATTATCCAGAAGATCTCCCAGCCATATAGCCAGAGCAAAAAGAACGAAAAGCATACCAACTCCAAATATGGAAAACCCGACCATA
This genomic window contains:
- a CDS encoding phage holin family protein, producing the protein MDHLGERIKNISSEIKDYVETRLELTVINISERSTWWVGKGIQRMVGFSIFGVGMLFVLFALAIWLGDLLDNTYLGYLIVSAPLLIIGGYFAFTSSHSFAKKIQYEIMDDIINEFENGNSRPKSLAERTEQTEDQKSLEAS